A single Micromonospora luteifusca DNA region contains:
- a CDS encoding alpha/beta hydrolase, whose translation MLRVRKSAVGWAVALALTATGLTPASPAAARPQPGPTIDWRPCATDSDAECGTLSLPVDWNQPRGERFDLALARRVATDPATRKGALVFGPGRPGDSGVDRVVNGSSRFSADLRRRFDIVSFDPRGTGGSHPVICARDLLARQPQLIADQAQFDATLAGNALLRADCRARTGALYDHVDTTSGARDLDAVRAALGERQLTFHGSSYGTLLGQRYAELYPNRVRAVVLEAAMDHSIGTRAFLDSQAVTAENAFDQFVAWCDRSTACGLNGRDVRAIWAGLRARAERGTLTDPDRAGVVLTPFELARLTHKKFYDTWRWPGLADWLGRMDAAASPTTAPPADATTTADAVAPYPFAVFCQDWSLPVRDYREYAAHVRRAALLAPDLRYPPALFALVTCLGTPTPVANPQHRLRVRTDVPLLLAATVHDPASGYDWARTVARQLGRHGALLTYQGWGHGSYSSSRCVERAVDAYLIDQVVPARGASCPAVDPDV comes from the coding sequence ATGCTGCGCGTACGCAAATCGGCCGTCGGCTGGGCGGTCGCCCTGGCCCTCACGGCCACCGGCCTGACCCCGGCGAGCCCGGCTGCCGCCCGACCACAGCCCGGTCCGACGATCGACTGGCGGCCCTGCGCCACCGACTCGGATGCCGAGTGCGGCACGCTGTCGCTGCCGGTGGACTGGAACCAGCCCCGAGGTGAGCGCTTCGACCTGGCGTTGGCTCGCCGGGTCGCCACCGATCCGGCCACCCGGAAGGGTGCGCTGGTCTTCGGCCCCGGCAGGCCGGGCGACAGTGGAGTCGACCGGGTGGTGAACGGCAGCTCCCGGTTCAGTGCCGACCTGCGCCGCCGGTTCGACATCGTCAGCTTCGACCCACGCGGCACCGGCGGCAGCCACCCGGTGATCTGCGCACGGGACCTGCTCGCCCGGCAACCGCAACTGATCGCCGACCAGGCCCAGTTCGACGCCACACTGGCCGGCAACGCTCTGCTGCGCGCCGACTGCCGGGCCCGCACCGGGGCGCTCTACGACCACGTCGACACGACCAGCGGCGCCCGGGACCTGGACGCGGTCCGCGCCGCGCTCGGCGAGCGACAGCTGACCTTCCACGGCAGCTCGTACGGCACGCTGCTCGGGCAGCGGTACGCGGAGCTGTACCCGAACCGCGTCCGAGCCGTCGTGCTGGAGGCCGCGATGGACCACAGCATCGGCACCCGCGCCTTCCTCGACAGCCAGGCGGTCACCGCGGAGAACGCGTTCGACCAGTTCGTCGCCTGGTGTGACCGGTCCACCGCCTGCGGGCTCAACGGACGGGACGTCCGGGCGATCTGGGCGGGGCTGCGCGCCCGGGCCGAGCGCGGCACGCTGACCGATCCGGACCGGGCCGGCGTGGTGCTGACCCCGTTCGAGTTGGCCCGGCTCACCCACAAGAAGTTCTACGACACGTGGCGGTGGCCGGGGCTGGCCGATTGGCTCGGCAGGATGGACGCGGCCGCCTCGCCGACCACCGCACCCCCGGCCGACGCCACGACGACGGCCGACGCTGTCGCGCCGTACCCCTTCGCGGTCTTCTGTCAGGACTGGAGCCTGCCCGTCCGCGACTACCGGGAGTACGCCGCACACGTGCGCCGGGCGGCCCTGCTCGCACCGGACCTGCGGTACCCGCCGGCCCTGTTCGCGCTCGTCACCTGCCTGGGCACTCCGACACCGGTCGCCAACCCGCAGCACCGCCTGCGGGTCCGCACCGACGTGCCACTGCTGCTCGCCGCCACCGTGCACGACCCGGCGAGCGGGTACGACTGGGCCCGCACGGTGGCCCGGCAGTTGGGCAGGCACGGCGCTCTGCTCACCTACCAGGGGTGGGGGCACGGCAGTTACAGCAGCAGTCGCTGTGTGGAACGGGCCGTCGATGCCTACCTGATCGATCAGGTGGTGCCCGCTCGGGGTGCCAGCTGCCCGGCGGTCGACCCCGACGTGTGA
- a CDS encoding class I SAM-dependent methyltransferase, which yields MTEQHEFDKGYWDRHWLQVHHEHPGAVGAAPPHPYLARETAGLTPGTVLDAGCGTGTEAIWLASHGWQVTAVDIASGALTLAAGRAESAGVPERVRWVEADLTAWDPGTQFDLVTTHYAHPAMPHLAFYDRIAGWVAPGGSLLIVGHLHTSEATGHGHHPPEEASVTLADITAGLDSATWELVTAEEHRRSVPGREVPLHDVVVRATRRR from the coding sequence ATGACTGAGCAGCACGAATTCGACAAGGGCTACTGGGATCGGCACTGGCTCCAGGTGCACCATGAGCATCCCGGTGCCGTCGGCGCGGCTCCCCCACACCCGTACCTGGCCCGTGAGACCGCCGGCCTGACGCCCGGCACGGTGTTGGACGCCGGCTGCGGCACCGGCACGGAGGCGATCTGGCTCGCTTCCCACGGCTGGCAGGTCACCGCGGTCGACATCGCATCCGGTGCCCTCACTCTCGCCGCCGGACGCGCGGAGAGCGCGGGGGTGCCCGAGCGCGTGCGGTGGGTGGAGGCGGACCTGACGGCCTGGGACCCGGGGACGCAGTTCGATCTGGTGACGACGCACTACGCGCACCCGGCGATGCCACACCTGGCCTTCTACGACCGCATCGCCGGGTGGGTGGCGCCGGGTGGCAGCCTGCTGATCGTCGGGCACCTGCACACCTCGGAAGCCACCGGGCACGGCCACCACCCACCGGAGGAGGCATCGGTCACGCTCGCGGACATCACCGCCGGCCTGGACAGCGCCACCTGGGAGCTGGTCACCGCCGAGGAGCACCGCCGCTCGGTGCCCGGCCGGGAAGTCCCGCTGCACGACGTCGTCGTCCGCGCCACTCGACGCCGCTGA
- a CDS encoding helix-turn-helix domain-containing protein, whose translation MDEPDRTLDAVGGRLKHLRLRRDITLTDLAAETGISASTLSRLEAGLRRPTLEQLLPLARVHGVTLDELVGAPPTGDPRINLRPITCSDGSVILPLTRRPGGIQAYKYVLPASADDREPDLRTHEGHDWVYVLNGTLRLVLGEHNLVLTPGEAAEFDTRTPHWFGATSSGPVEFLSLIGKQGERAHVRAAPKPDQPRTR comes from the coding sequence ATGGACGAGCCGGACCGCACCCTGGACGCTGTCGGAGGAAGACTGAAGCACCTTCGGCTCCGCCGCGACATCACGCTCACCGACCTCGCCGCGGAGACCGGCATCTCCGCCAGCACCCTGTCCAGGCTCGAAGCCGGCCTGCGTCGTCCCACGCTGGAGCAACTCCTCCCGCTCGCCCGCGTCCACGGCGTGACGCTCGACGAGCTCGTCGGCGCGCCTCCGACCGGCGATCCCCGCATCAACCTGCGCCCCATCACGTGCAGCGACGGATCGGTCATCCTGCCGCTGACCCGGCGGCCCGGGGGCATCCAGGCCTACAAGTACGTGCTCCCGGCCAGCGCCGACGACCGCGAACCCGACCTGCGCACCCACGAGGGACACGACTGGGTCTACGTCCTCAACGGCACACTGCGACTGGTCCTCGGCGAGCACAATCTCGTCCTCACGCCCGGGGAGGCCGCCGAGTTCGACACCCGCACCCCGCACTGGTTCGGTGCCACCAGTTCCGGCCCCGTCGAGTTCCTCAGCCTGATCGGGAAACAGGGCGAACGCGCGCACGTACGCGCCGCCCCGAAGCCCGATCAGCCCAGGACCCGGTAG
- a CDS encoding dihydrofolate reductase family protein: MVSSQLSISLDGYVAGPGQSPQDPLGRGGLQLHEWVFGLDTWRAQHGLTGGDRGVDADVVEEMTRDLGAYVMGRKMFGGGDGDWDESWQGWWGDDPPFHTPVFVLSHHPREPLVMRGGTEFRFVTDGIHSALRQAQEAAGDRQVSIAGGASAVRQYLAAGLIDTLQLHLVPIVLGGGERLFDGIAPRLEQVAVVAGPTVTHLTYRVLG; this comes from the coding sequence ATGGTGAGCAGCCAGTTGTCGATCTCACTGGACGGGTACGTGGCGGGGCCGGGGCAGAGTCCGCAGGATCCGCTGGGCCGGGGAGGCCTCCAGCTGCATGAGTGGGTCTTCGGTCTGGACACCTGGAGGGCGCAGCACGGGCTGACCGGCGGTGACCGGGGTGTCGACGCGGATGTCGTCGAGGAGATGACCCGTGACCTCGGCGCGTACGTCATGGGCCGGAAGATGTTCGGCGGCGGGGACGGCGACTGGGACGAGAGCTGGCAGGGCTGGTGGGGCGACGACCCGCCGTTCCACACCCCGGTGTTCGTGCTCAGCCACCACCCTCGGGAGCCACTGGTGATGCGGGGCGGCACCGAGTTCCGATTCGTCACCGACGGGATCCATTCGGCGCTGCGACAGGCACAGGAGGCTGCGGGCGACCGGCAGGTGTCGATCGCGGGCGGGGCGAGCGCGGTTCGGCAGTACCTGGCCGCCGGGCTGATCGACACGCTGCAACTGCACCTGGTGCCGATCGTGCTCGGGGGCGGCGAGCGACTCTTCGACGGCATCGCGCCGCGCCTGGAGCAGGTGGCGGTGGTGGCCGGGCCGACCGTCACGCACCTGACCTACCGGGTCCTGGGCTGA
- a CDS encoding RNA polymerase sigma factor: MTEDRTVEDLLRTLAPQVLGLLVRRHGQFDRCEDAVQEALLAAATQWPGQGVPDNPRAWLLTVATRRLTDEWRSESARRDREVAVALREPAYVGVAPPADAEPAVADADDTLTLLFLCCHPALTGSAQVALTLRAVGGLSTAQIARAHLVPEATMSQRIRRAKQRIEAAGARFTMPEPAERDERLRSVLRVLYLIFNEGYTASSGPDLHRAELTGEAIRLARILRGLLPDDGEVAGLLALMLLTDAHRAARLGPDGELVPLAEQDRTRWDAAAIAEGIALITEALTWSPPGPYQLQAAIAAVHAEASTAAETDWRQIVALYRLLARIAPNPMITLNQSVAVAMVDGPRAGLALLTPLIADERTAGHHRLAAVRAHLLELAGDAEAAREAYLAAARGTTSLPEQRYLELKAGRLATQR, translated from the coding sequence GTGACCGAGGACCGGACGGTCGAGGATCTGCTGCGCACTCTCGCGCCGCAGGTCCTCGGCCTGCTGGTCCGCCGGCACGGCCAGTTCGACAGGTGCGAGGACGCGGTCCAGGAGGCGCTGCTGGCCGCCGCGACGCAGTGGCCCGGGCAGGGCGTACCGGACAATCCCCGCGCCTGGCTGCTCACCGTGGCCACCCGTCGGCTCACCGACGAGTGGCGCAGCGAGAGCGCTCGCCGGGACCGTGAGGTGGCGGTGGCGCTGCGCGAGCCGGCGTACGTCGGGGTGGCTCCGCCGGCCGACGCGGAGCCGGCGGTGGCGGACGCCGATGACACCCTCACTCTGCTGTTCCTCTGCTGCCACCCGGCGCTGACCGGATCGGCGCAGGTAGCGCTCACCCTGCGCGCGGTCGGTGGTCTCAGCACCGCCCAGATCGCCCGGGCGCACCTGGTGCCGGAGGCGACGATGAGTCAACGGATCCGCCGGGCCAAGCAGCGGATCGAGGCCGCCGGGGCCCGGTTCACCATGCCCGAGCCGGCTGAACGGGACGAGCGGCTGCGGTCGGTGCTCCGGGTGCTCTATCTGATCTTCAACGAGGGGTACACCGCGTCGAGTGGGCCGGACCTGCACCGGGCCGAGCTGACCGGCGAGGCGATCCGGCTGGCCCGCATCCTGCGTGGGCTGCTGCCCGACGACGGCGAGGTGGCCGGGCTGCTGGCGCTCATGCTGCTCACCGACGCGCACCGGGCGGCCCGGCTCGGCCCGGACGGGGAACTGGTGCCCCTCGCCGAGCAGGACCGCACCCGGTGGGACGCGGCCGCCATCGCGGAGGGGATCGCGCTGATCACCGAAGCGTTGACCTGGTCGCCGCCGGGCCCGTATCAGCTCCAGGCGGCGATCGCCGCCGTGCACGCCGAGGCGTCGACGGCTGCGGAGACGGACTGGCGGCAGATCGTCGCGCTCTACCGACTGCTGGCCCGGATCGCGCCAAACCCGATGATCACCCTCAACCAGTCGGTGGCGGTGGCGATGGTGGACGGGCCACGGGCCGGGCTCGCCCTGCTCACACCGCTGATCGCCGACGAGCGCACGGCTGGGCACCACCGGCTCGCCGCCGTCCGGGCACACCTGTTGGAGCTGGCCGGGGACGCTGAGGCGGCGCGGGAGGCGTACCTCGCCGCCGCACGCGGCACCACGAGCCTGCCCGAGCAGCGGTATCTGGAACTGAAGGCCGGCCGACTGGCGACACAACGATGA
- a CDS encoding YciI family protein has translation MLLIWNRPGFTEELTEQDRTALFGEVDEIMKELTETGELVDGQALANPSQTLTVRQIDGSTEIVDGPFMESKEQFAGYLTVECDSPQRAAEIAARWPDVRYGGAMEVRPVMEQAGTEM, from the coding sequence ATGCTGCTGATCTGGAACCGGCCCGGCTTCACCGAGGAGCTGACCGAGCAGGACCGCACCGCCCTCTTCGGCGAGGTCGACGAGATCATGAAGGAGCTGACCGAGACCGGCGAACTGGTCGACGGCCAGGCGCTGGCCAACCCGTCGCAGACCTTGACGGTCCGGCAGATCGACGGCAGCACCGAAATCGTCGACGGGCCGTTCATGGAGAGCAAGGAGCAGTTCGCCGGTTACCTGACCGTCGAGTGCGACAGCCCGCAGCGGGCCGCCGAGATCGCGGCCCGCTGGCCGGACGTCCGTTACGGCGGCGCGATGGAGGTCCGCCCGGTGATGGAGCAGGCCGGGACGGAGATGTGA
- a CDS encoding DUF2786 domain-containing protein: MPDADELVANALAAVRGTDVRQAERQLDQLMVGTGAADGTSAVDAALLRRLVRALGRLWPRGWQPVDVDRITSRRLDARAARLVREAMAAQRREQAEPIPAWWDDQLRELTAEVRDDGHDVLAAWTAAEGLDRTDALRAAVDTLALVESLPPIAVLRPPPGTTGALTARSAGTTRSGSPMLDRVRALLAKAESTTFPAEAEALTGKAQELIARHSIDEALLAAGSERGDVPGGVRLSTDTPYAGAKALLVQEVAAANRCEAVWSDDLGFATVLGWPADLVAVELLYTSLLVQATAAMLRGRAERRSGSGRRTKVWDESFLNAFALRIGERLRAATEAATDAADQASAATAGAERLLPVLAARGEAVRERLDTLFPGVTRHRLSVRDAEGWSSGTSAADRASLDVGGGRKQPRQVPGRPDRR, encoded by the coding sequence GTGCCGGACGCGGACGAACTCGTCGCCAACGCACTCGCGGCGGTGCGCGGCACCGACGTACGGCAGGCCGAACGGCAGCTGGACCAACTGATGGTCGGCACCGGCGCGGCGGACGGCACCTCGGCGGTGGACGCGGCCCTGCTGCGTCGCCTGGTCCGCGCGCTGGGCCGGCTCTGGCCGCGCGGCTGGCAGCCGGTCGACGTGGACCGGATCACCAGCCGGCGGCTCGACGCCCGCGCGGCGCGGCTGGTCCGCGAGGCGATGGCCGCCCAACGGCGTGAGCAGGCCGAACCGATTCCGGCCTGGTGGGACGACCAGCTACGCGAGTTGACCGCCGAGGTCCGGGACGACGGCCATGACGTGCTGGCTGCCTGGACCGCCGCGGAGGGGCTGGATCGGACCGACGCGCTCCGCGCGGCTGTGGACACTCTCGCGCTGGTGGAGAGCCTGCCGCCGATCGCGGTGCTGCGCCCACCGCCGGGCACGACCGGCGCGCTCACCGCCCGGTCGGCGGGCACGACGCGCAGTGGGTCGCCGATGCTGGACCGGGTCCGGGCGTTGCTGGCGAAGGCCGAGTCGACGACCTTCCCGGCCGAGGCGGAGGCGCTGACCGGGAAGGCGCAGGAGCTGATCGCCCGGCACAGCATCGACGAGGCGCTGCTGGCGGCCGGGTCGGAGCGCGGCGACGTGCCTGGCGGGGTACGTCTGAGCACCGACACCCCGTACGCGGGTGCGAAGGCGCTGCTGGTGCAGGAGGTGGCGGCGGCGAACAGGTGCGAGGCGGTCTGGTCCGACGATCTCGGCTTCGCCACCGTGCTGGGTTGGCCGGCCGATCTGGTGGCGGTGGAGCTGCTCTACACGTCGCTGCTGGTCCAGGCCACGGCCGCCATGCTGCGCGGGCGCGCCGAGCGCCGGTCGGGGTCGGGGCGGCGCACGAAGGTGTGGGACGAGTCCTTCCTCAACGCGTTCGCGCTGCGGATCGGCGAGCGGTTGCGTGCGGCCACCGAGGCGGCGACCGACGCGGCCGACCAGGCGTCGGCCGCGACGGCCGGGGCGGAGCGACTGTTGCCGGTGCTCGCCGCCCGGGGTGAGGCGGTCCGGGAACGACTGGACACGCTCTTCCCCGGCGTGACCCGGCACCGGCTCAGCGTCCGGGATGCCGAGGGCTGGTCCTCCGGCACGTCGGCCGCCGACCGGGCCTCCTTGGACGTCGGCGGCGGGCGCAAGCAGCCCCGCCAGGTGCCCGGCCGACCCGATCGCCGCTGA
- a CDS encoding DUF2243 domain-containing protein, producing the protein MADSIVPRTRTADVPDGRSSALAGVLIGVAIMAAVDEIVFHQLLAWHHFYDRSTPSVALLSDGLLHAAEVIALVGGFFWFADLRRRRALSGRLAWGGFLLGAGGFQLFDGLIDHKVLRLHQIRYGVHLVPYDVVWNVAGSVLLLAGAAVVWWSRSRRPGDGRR; encoded by the coding sequence ATGGCCGACTCGATCGTGCCGCGTACGCGTACCGCTGATGTGCCGGACGGCCGGTCGTCCGCGCTCGCCGGCGTCCTGATCGGTGTCGCGATCATGGCTGCGGTGGACGAGATCGTCTTCCACCAGTTGCTGGCCTGGCACCACTTTTATGACCGGTCGACCCCATCGGTGGCCTTGCTGTCGGACGGGCTGCTGCACGCCGCCGAGGTGATCGCCCTGGTGGGCGGGTTCTTCTGGTTCGCCGACCTGCGCCGACGGCGCGCCCTGTCGGGCCGGCTGGCCTGGGGTGGCTTCCTGCTCGGCGCCGGAGGGTTCCAGCTCTTCGACGGGTTGATCGACCACAAGGTGCTTCGGCTGCACCAGATCCGCTACGGCGTACACCTGGTGCCGTACGACGTGGTGTGGAACGTGGCCGGATCGGTACTGCTGCTGGCTGGCGCCGCGGTGGTGTGGTGGTCCCGGTCCCGCCGGCCTGGCGACGGCCGGAGGTGA
- a CDS encoding cytochrome c oxidase assembly protein, translated as MTAAPPGLPGWSGLLAFADGGHGADGSGWSGSLPLTHGGHGVDGSGWLPLVPVALLAGGYLLAAVRDPRGWDHRRTAAWLAGCALLAVAVGPLAQLPDDPRGHMAQHLLLGMLAPLGLVLGAPVTLLLRVAPPPTRRLVGRLLRARLLHLIAHPVTVALLGTGGLALVLLTPMYAAAERHSALHHALHLHYVAAGYLFAWALAGPDPAPRRPGLAVRVGALLGAAAGHAVLAKYLYANAEILPPGLTDRDPAAFQSAAQLMYYGGDLAELFLAVALFATWYNRPDRLRPPRSTLINSTGRALPGWRRAG; from the coding sequence GTGACGGCGGCCCCTCCCGGCCTGCCGGGCTGGTCCGGGCTCCTTGCGTTCGCGGATGGTGGGCACGGGGCGGACGGGTCGGGCTGGTCCGGGTCGCTGCCGTTGACGCATGGTGGGCACGGGGTGGATGGGTCGGGCTGGTTGCCGCTGGTCCCGGTCGCGTTGCTGGCGGGCGGTTACCTGCTGGCTGCCGTGCGCGACCCGAGGGGCTGGGACCACCGGCGCACCGCCGCCTGGCTCGCGGGGTGCGCGTTGCTGGCGGTTGCCGTGGGTCCGCTGGCTCAGCTCCCTGACGATCCGCGCGGGCACATGGCGCAGCACCTTCTGCTTGGCATGCTGGCCCCGCTCGGGCTGGTGCTCGGCGCCCCGGTGACCCTGCTGCTGCGCGTCGCCCCTCCGCCGACGCGCCGGCTGGTGGGCCGGCTGCTGCGCGCCCGCCTCCTGCACCTGATCGCCCACCCGGTCACCGTTGCGCTGCTGGGCACCGGAGGGTTGGCGTTGGTGCTGCTCACCCCGATGTATGCGGCGGCCGAACGTCACTCTGCGCTGCACCACGCCCTGCACCTGCACTATGTCGCCGCCGGCTATCTCTTCGCCTGGGCCCTGGCCGGGCCGGACCCGGCGCCGCGTCGCCCCGGCCTGGCGGTACGGGTGGGCGCGCTGCTGGGGGCGGCGGCTGGTCACGCCGTGCTGGCCAAATACCTGTACGCGAACGCCGAGATCCTGCCGCCCGGCCTCACCGACCGGGATCCGGCGGCGTTCCAGTCGGCCGCCCAGCTCATGTACTACGGCGGTGACCTGGCGGAGTTGTTCCTGGCGGTGGCCCTTTTCGCCACCTGGTACAACCGCCCCGACCGTCTGCGCCCACCCCGCTCAACCTTGATCAACTCGACGGGGCGGGCGCTGCCAGGGTGGCGGAGAGCCGGTTGA
- a CDS encoding CaiB/BaiF CoA transferase family protein, whose product MAGSARGAQGGSTGGGPLAGVRVVELASLAPAPFGCMVLADLGADVVRVDRPGAPGAGRLAAPTGGPLQRGRRITALDLKSPAGVADLLRLVERADVLVEAYRPGVAERLGFGPEICQARNPRLVYARMTGWGQDGPLAARAGHDIDYIAVAGALEPLGRAGERPYAPMNLLGDFGGGGMLLAVGVLAALLERERSGIGQVVDAAMVDGSALLTSFLHGLLGTGLWAAPRGRNMFDGGAPFYDTYRTSDGGFMAVGAMEPAFYAVLLTGLDLADDPDLPAQYDPSGWNELRRRFTARFAERTRDEWTAVFADLDACVAPVLAPGEAHQHPHNAARGTFVEVGGEIQPAPAPRFDRTPPARPTPAPDPEQDVLSVEEILVGWR is encoded by the coding sequence CTGGCCGGGTCGGCGCGCGGTGCGCAGGGCGGATCGACCGGCGGCGGGCCGCTCGCCGGGGTGCGGGTCGTCGAGCTGGCAAGTCTCGCCCCGGCACCGTTCGGCTGCATGGTGCTCGCCGACCTCGGCGCGGACGTGGTGCGGGTGGACCGGCCGGGCGCCCCGGGAGCGGGACGGCTCGCCGCGCCGACCGGCGGGCCGTTGCAGCGCGGCCGACGGATCACCGCACTGGACCTGAAGTCCCCGGCCGGGGTGGCGGACCTGCTGCGCCTGGTCGAGCGGGCGGACGTGCTGGTCGAGGCGTACCGGCCGGGGGTGGCCGAGCGGCTCGGCTTCGGGCCGGAGATCTGCCAGGCCCGCAACCCCCGACTGGTGTACGCGCGGATGACCGGCTGGGGTCAGGACGGCCCGCTGGCAGCCCGAGCCGGGCACGACATCGACTACATCGCGGTCGCCGGGGCGTTGGAGCCGCTGGGCCGTGCCGGCGAGCGCCCGTACGCCCCGATGAACCTGCTCGGCGACTTCGGCGGGGGCGGAATGCTGCTCGCCGTCGGTGTGCTGGCCGCACTGCTCGAACGGGAACGCTCCGGCATCGGCCAGGTGGTCGACGCGGCGATGGTGGACGGGTCGGCGCTGCTCACGTCGTTCCTGCACGGGCTGCTCGGCACCGGCCTGTGGGCCGCGCCGCGCGGGCGCAACATGTTCGACGGCGGAGCACCGTTCTACGACACGTACCGCACCTCCGACGGTGGATTCATGGCCGTCGGCGCGATGGAACCGGCCTTCTACGCCGTACTGCTCACCGGCCTCGACCTCGCCGACGACCCGGACCTGCCCGCCCAGTACGACCCGAGCGGCTGGAACGAACTGCGCCGCCGGTTCACCGCACGGTTCGCCGAACGGACCCGGGACGAGTGGACCGCGGTCTTCGCCGATCTGGACGCCTGCGTCGCCCCGGTGCTCGCCCCCGGCGAGGCGCATCAGCACCCGCACAACGCCGCCCGGGGCACCTTTGTCGAGGTGGGTGGCGAGATCCAGCCGGCACCGGCACCCCGCTTCGACCGCACACCGCCTGCCCGCCCGACCCCTGCTCCGGACCCGGAGCAGGACGTCCTGTCGGTCGAGGAGATCCTCGTCGGGTGGCGGTGA